One genomic window of Branchiostoma floridae strain S238N-H82 chromosome 4, Bfl_VNyyK, whole genome shotgun sequence includes the following:
- the LOC118413592 gene encoding solute carrier family 49 member A3-like produces the protein MDGVTSTAEETNGINNHDAVAKIQKVEGQVQAGDVEYRVYSSRWFILFVFCFLNLSNAMMWLTFAPISDHTAEFYKVTFDQVNWLSLVFMIVSIPLGVAATWLLDTLGLRPGVILAAWLNLVGAIIRLISAIPSIPEPARFPVVITGQTLTALAQPFILEAPAKLAQLWFAENQRATANMIGSMSNPIGLLLANVISPAIVKSKADFLNVLGVYCAPAGVGVLLATFGICSSVPPSPPTASAAATSETFWQGIKKIVRNLQYWILFLIFGIGLGLFNTLATILEQVLCPRGYDNVSIAHFVNLHNCISCQLTILSPYLVCLFMPVTKQWQRLFTGRLVLDQFLQLSLHGSWYKNIKQEMN, from the exons ATGGATGGAGTAACATCAACTGCTGAAGAGACAAATGGGATCAACAATCATGATGCAGTTGCTAAAATACAGAAGGTGGAGGGACAGGTACAGGCAGGTGATGTGGAGTACAGGGTGTACAGCAGTCGATGGTTCATCCTCTTTGTCTTCTGCTTCCTCAACCTCTCTAATGCCATG ATGTGGTTGACCTTTGCTCCAATCTCAGACCATACTGCAGAGTTTTACAAGGTGACCTTTGATCAGGTCAACTGGCTGTCACTGGTTTTTATGATAGTTTCTATTCCACTGGGTGTGGCTGCAACTTGGCTTCTGGACACCCTGGGACTGAGGCCGGGG GTCATTTTAGCAGCATGGTTGAACCTAGTTGGTGCCATTATTCGGCTCATCAGTGCCATCCCCTCCATCCCTGAGCCTGCCAGGTTCCCTGTGGTGATCACGGGAcagactctcactgcacttgcacaGCCCTTCATCCTAGAGGCACCTGCTAAACTAGCACAACTTTGGTTTGCTGAAAACCAGAGGGCAACAGCAAACATGATCGGATCAATGT CCAACCCCATTGGTCTGCTCTTGGCCAATGTCATCTCACCAGCTATTGTGAAAAGTAAAGCTGACTTCCTGAATGTG CTGGGTGTGTACTGTGCCCCAGCTGGAGTTGGTGTCCTCTTGGCCACCTTTGGTATCTGCAGCAGTGTGCCACCCTCCCCACCTACAGCCAGTGCTGCTGCCACTTCAGAAACATTCTGGCAAGGGATCAAAAAG ATTGTAAGAAATTTACAGTACTGGATTTTGTTCCTGATTTTTGGAATTGGTCTTGGCCTATTCAACACCCTGGCAACCATCCTGGAGCAGGTCTTGTGTCCAAGGGGTTATGACAATGTGAGTATTGCACATTTTGTTAACCTACATAACTGTATATCATGCCAACTTACTATCTTATCTCCTTACTTAGTATGCTTATTTATGCCTGTGACTAAACAATGGCAGAGGCTATTCACAGGTAGACTGGTGCTGGACCAATTTCTCCAGCTATCTCTGCATGGATCATGGTACAAGAACATTAAACAAGAGATGAATTAG
- the LOC118413593 gene encoding uncharacterized protein LOC118413593 has protein sequence MVLTGLVITCFVFFASALASDPECTGSVASNGQHGHCATVSSCPYSYFVSGLCPSYGHDIKCCYNCHLGGCQMDSNIGTGTGTGTDTGTGTSTGTGTATQTGTSPYADVRATWLSRYDHATSLAETAATFATLKAKGINRVYLNVWASGQIYFQSRTFESLGIRGFVRDVLGWAVEEGQKNGIEVWAWFEYGLKACWGSSPTVTVFSNKVYGLGWIKGQAGEYWWMDAGNTQVLDFLAGMMQDAVDNYPGLAGVQLDDHFVQPWQLGTGLVATMTNAARHILGQVSGRVSLSPIAPPSLSLTNYNVDWASWARDDIGFHEYVPQIYREDASVFNTDLDRVMSEVGKTKLVPGLRCIGSGSPTTYSALSQMISRCEAEGVGYSVWYSRCFTLLYTDLMLGGTGAVLGAERGSQDAVTKTVLSRTDTRTPHWISSSEFVGRASLCKMTPFVIAIVFLGLASANDPECATSSAHGQQGHCVTVESCPYGYYVSGKCPSYGDEVKCCYSCHYGGCQTNSSIGAGIGTLSGAGENVTSPYADVRATWMSQYDHANTQFEMAVTFAQLQAKGINRVYLNVWADGQIYFRSPTFESLGIRGFVRDVLGWAVEEGLKRGIEVWAWFEYGLIATWGSNPTASVFSTTVYNKGWMKGEAKGYWWLDAGNFEVLDFVAGMMQDAFDNYPGLGGVQLDEHFGQPYQLGSDLVATVNDAVVYILEMVSGKVSMAPVSPPQSSLLNFNMDWARWASDDIGFHEYVPKIYRDLASTFDYDLTQIIAEVGKDKLIPGIRCIGSGANTPYNVLSDMMDRCEAQGLGHSVWYSKCFTLLYPDHVHSGAQ, from the exons ATGGTACTGACGGGTCTAGTTATTACCTGCTTCGTTTTCTTTGCCTCTGCCCTGG CAAGCGATCCAGAATGTACAGGCTCTGTTGCTTCTAACGGACAACACGGTCACTGCGCCACTGTGTCATCCTGTCCATACAGCTACTTTGTCTCCGGTCTCTGTCCCTCGTACGGCCACGACATCAAATGTTGTTACAACTGCCATCTGGGAGGATGCCAGATGGACTCAA ATATCGGGACGGGCACTGGGACGGGTACAGACACTGGAACGGGAACAAGCACGGGGACCGGGACGGCAACGCAAACGGGAACGTCGCCGTATGCTGACGTCCGCGCCACCTGGCTGAGCCGGTACGACCACGCGACGTCCTTGGCGGAGACGGCAGCCACCTTTGCCACACTTAAGGCAAAGGGAATCAACCGCGTTTATCTGAACGTGTGGGCCAGCG GCCAGATCTACTTCCAATCCCGGACATTCGAGTCGCTGGGGATCCGTGGGTTTGTGAGGGACGTGCTGGGATGGGCTGTAGAGGAGGGACAGAAGAATGGGATCGAG GTATGGGCATGGTTTGAGTACGGTCTGAAGGCATGTTGGGGTTCCAGTCCAACTGTCACAGTCTTCTCAAACAAGGTGTACGGTCTGGGCTGGATAAAGGGACAGGCTGGGGAATATTGGTGGATGGATGCAGGGAACACACAG GTCCTGGACTTCCTCGCTGGAATGATGCAGGACGCAGTCGACAACTACCCTGGGCTGGCTGGTGTTCAGCTGGATGACCATTTTGTTCAACCCTGGCAGCTAGGAACTGGCCTGGTAGCAACGATGACCAACGCTGCAAGGCACATCCTCGG TCAGGTGTCAGGGAGGGTGTCGCTGTCACCGATCGCCCCTCCTAGCCTGTCGCTCACAAACTACAACGTGGACTGGGCCTCGTGGGCAAGGGATGACATCGGCTTCCATGAATACGTTCCTCAG ATTTACCGTGAAGACGCCTCAGTCTTTAACACCGACCTGGATCGCGTCATGTCGGAGGTTGGAAAGACGAAGCTTGTCCCTGGGCTCCGGTGCATCGGCTCGGGTTCTCCCACGACGTACTCCGCGCTCAGTCAGATGATAAGTCGGTGTGAGGCGGAGGGTGTCGGATATAGCGTCTGGTACTCCAGATGTTTCACTCTACTGTACACGGACCTCATGCTGGG TGGCACTGGTGCTGTCCTTGGCGCTGAACGAGGGTCCCAAGATGCAG TCACCAAGACTGTCCTAAGCCGTACTGACACCCGGACACCTCACTGGATCAGCTCTTCAGAGTTTGTTGGACGGGCATCTTTGTGCAAAATGACACCTTTTGTTATTGCCATTGTGTTCTTGGGCCTTGCCTCAG CAAACGACCCTGAATGTGCCACTTCCTCGGCTCACGGGCAGCAGggccactgcgtcaccgtggaGTCCTGTCCGTACGGCTACTACGTCAGCGGCAAGTGTCCCTCCTACGGCGACGAAGTCAAGTGCTGTTACAGCTGCCATTACGGAGGATGCCAGACCAACTCAA GTATCGGAGCCGGGATAGGGACGTTGTCGGGAGCGGGAGAAAACGTCACATCCCCGTATGCTGACGTTCGTGCTACCTGGATGAGCCAGTACGACCACGCCAACACCCAGTTTGAAATGGCGGTCACATTCGCCCAACTTCAGGCAAAGGGCATCAACCGCGTCTATCTCAACGTATGGGCCGACG GGCAGATCTACTTCCGATCTCCGACCTTCGAGTCGCTGGGGATCCGTGGGTTTGTGAGGGACGTGCTGGGATGGGCTGTGGAGGAGGGGCTGAAGAGAGGGATCGAG GTATGGGCGTGGTTTGAGTATGGTCTCATAGCCACCTGGGGTTCCAACCCTACTGCTTCCGTCTTCTCCACCACCGTGTACAACAAGGGCTGGATGAAGGGAGAGGCAAAGGGATACTGGTGGTTGGATGCAGGGAACTTCGAG GTCCTGGACTTTGTTGCTGGAATGATGCAGGATGCTTTCGACAACTACCCTGGGTTGGGTGGTGTGCAGCTGGACGAGCATTTTGGCCAACCTTACCAGCTGGGAAGTGACTTGGTGGCAACAGTGAATGATGCTGTTGTCTACATCCTTGA GATGGTGTCTGGGAAGGTGTCAATGGCACCAGTTTCACCTCCTCAATCATCATTGCTGAACTTCAACATGGACTGGGCTCGATGGGCAAGCGATGACATCGGGTTTCATGAATATGTGCCAAAG ATCTACCGCGACCTAGCCTCCACCTTCGACTATGACCTGACCCAAATCATTGCAGAGGTTGGAAAGGACAAGCTGATACCTGGGATCCGGTGCATTGGCTCAGGTGCCAACACCCCGTACAACGTGCTGAGTGACATGATGGATCGCTGTGAGGCTCAGGGGCTGGGACACAGCGTCTGGTACTCCAAATGTTTCACTCTGCTCTACCCAGACCATGTGCACAGTGGTGCGCAGTAG
- the LOC118414407 gene encoding LOW QUALITY PROTEIN: PWWP domain-containing protein 2A-like (The sequence of the model RefSeq protein was modified relative to this genomic sequence to represent the inferred CDS: inserted 2 bases in 1 codon): MADPKASENGLKRGAEIPATIEEALDDLVVVTLRHGDKVFRGVLLDSSKRDLPYGVADARLRVSGAAIVETCGGENRDPQDGSKEGAKAPELSTLSFRASYGQNIPSPPPRRILKARSTRRNISSNRNIIERSNIKLRPRQILCSKCKECVKDEDSSKVVTSKTAQNTQRAKLAKLENSRKRKDISPAARKTAKKLKKQNDFETRGVKTSPLIKISYATPQGKGKVLKIPPKVTSTYRYDNTAHGHRSTDSVSQNVXQGKEVLKKAKERAQGKATGPLNMSTQHRMIQGTANGRPGFRLKRAAIIPHGTTAQTPPLTSTMGSLDRNSVASGDRPATDSGGQHGRQASVGGAYANGPHSDTANYNGGKSKRDKEKKKKKGGLSVVLKNFNSQWTQSLDTASINSVRTASSQSSDAWSETSAPSNSYDFAAEPEDTESRNGPKIVPPLKVHLHTKNVTKTMTAQGRTVCLGDIVWGKIHGFPWWPGRVMSITVSRAENGEIVRQDAHVEWFASSTTSHIACSTLSPYLEDFKQRFNKKKRGPYRRAVKIASEACQKQTSELRALYTQFETNSHC, from the exons ATGGCGGACCCCAAAGCCTCGGAGAACGGGCTGAAAAGGGGCGCAGAAATCCCCGCCACGATCGAGGAGGCTCTCGATGACCTTGTTGTTGTGACCTTGAGGCATGGGGACAAAGTGTTTAGGGGGGTTTTACTGGATTCTTCGAAAAG GGACCTGCCGTATGGAGTCGCGGACGCTAGACTGCGGGTGAGTGGCGCTGCGATCGTGGAAACGTGCGGGGGAGAGAACAGAGACCCGCAAGATGGCAGCAAGGAAGGAGCCAAAGCTCCAGAGCTCAGCACGCTAAGTTTTCGAGCCAGCTACGGTCAGAACATTCCCTCGCCTCCACCCAGAAGAATCCTGAAAGCTAGGTCTACTCGGAGGAACATTTCTAGCAATAGAAATATCATAGAGAGAAGTAACATCAAATTGAGACCACGACAGATTTTGTGTTCAAAGTGCAAAGAGTGTGTGAAAGATGAGGACTCCTCCAAGGTGGTGACATCCAAAACTGCCCAGAACACACAGAGAGCCAAGCTGGCAAAGCTGGAGAACAGCAGAAAGAGGAAGGACATTTCCCCAGCAGCCAGGAAAACTGCTAAGAAGTTGAAAAAACAGAATGATTTTGAGACAAGAGGGGTGAAGACCAGTCCTCTGATCAAAATCTCCTATGCCACCCCGCAGGGGAAGGGGAAAGTTTTGAAGATTCCGCCCAAAGTGACCAGCACGTACAGGTATGATAACACTGCCCATGGACACAGGTCCACAGACTCAGTAAGTCAGAACGT ACAAGGCAAAGAAGTGCTGAAAAAGGCGAAAGAAAGAGCTCAGGGCAAGGCCACAGGACCTCTGAACATGTCCACCCAGCATCGCATGATACAGGGCACCGCAAACGGTCGCCCTGGCTTCCGACTGAAGCGAGCAGCCATCATCCCCCATGGAACTACTGCGCAGACTCCCCCCCTAACCTCCACCATGGGCAGTTTGGACAGAAACAGTGTCGCTTCAGGAGACAGGCCTGCAACAGACAGTGGTGGGCAACATGGCCGACAGGCCTCTGTGGGTGGTGCTTATGCAAATGGCCCCCATTCGGACACTGCAAACTACAACGGTGGAAAGAGTAAGAGGgacaaggagaagaagaagaagaaaggtggTCTGTCTGTCGTGCTGAAGAATTTTAATTCTCAATGGACTCAATCACTGGACACAGCATCAATCAACAGCGTGCGTACTGCCAGCTCACAGTCTTCAGATGCATGGTCTGAGACATCTGCCCCTTCCAACAGTTATGACTTTGCTGCTGAGCCAGAGGACACAGAGAGCAGGAATGGTCCAAAGATAGTGCCACCCCTTAAGGTTCATCTTCACACCAAGAACGTCACAAAAACGATGACAGCACAAGGGCGGACAGTTTGCTTGGGGGACATAGTGTGGGGGAAGATCCATGGGTTCCCATGGTGGCCAGGACGCGTTATGTCCATCACTGTGAGTAGGGCAGAGAATGGCGAGATCGTGCGGCAAGATGCACATGTAGAGTGGTTCGCATCCTCGACCACCTCGCACATTGCATGTTCCACACTGTCACCCTACCTGGAGGACTTCAAGCAGcggttcaataagaaaaaaagagggCCATACCGGAGGGCAGTCAAAATTGCAAGTGAAGCATGTCAGAAGCAGACATCTGAGTTGCGAGCCTTGTACACACAGTTTGAGACAAACTCTCATTG TTGA
- the LOC118412989 gene encoding U1 small nuclear ribonucleoprotein A-like (The sequence of the model RefSeq protein was modified relative to this genomic sequence to represent the inferred CDS: added 27 bases not found in genome assembly): protein MELRPNHTIYINNLNEKVKKEELKKSLYAIFSQFGQIMDIVALKTLKMRGQAFVIFKDINSATQALRSMQGFPFYDKPMRIAYSKTDSDAIAKMKGTYVERKKKERQEKVPKKPAPRPQAAAPAQIPPQQQQRMQQQPPPMMQQQMAPGGPAPGMGQPPQQMMPGMAQPSQPQPQAEQPPNNILFLTNLPEETTEMMLSMLFNQFPGFKEVRLVPGRHDIAFVEFDNEMQSGAARDALQGFKITPTHAMKISFAKK, encoded by the exons TACATCAACAACCTCAACGAGAAGGTGAAGAAGGAGGAGCTGAAAAAGTCCCTGTACGCCATCTTCTCACAGTTCGGGCAGATCATGGACATAGTCGCTCTCAAGACGCTGAAGATGCGCGGTCAAGCATTCGTCATCTTCAAGGACATCAACAGTGCCACCCAGGCTCTCCGTTCCATGCAGGGTTTCCCGTTTTACGACAAGCCCATGCGGATAGCCTATTCTAAGACAGACTCTGATGCTATAGCAAAGATGAAAGGTACGTATGTagagaggaagaagaaagagCGCCAAGAGAAGGTTCCGAAGAAGCCGGCTCCCCGTCCGCAGGCAGCAGCTCCCGCTCAGATTCCTCCACAGCAGCAGCAGAGGATGCAGCAACAACCTCCTCCCATGATGCAACAGCAGATGGCACCAG GTGGGCCGGCACCAGGAATGGGCCAGCCCCCACAGCAGATGATGCCTGGTATGGCCCAGCCGTCACAGCCACAGCCACAAGCCGAGCAGCCTCCCAACAACATCCTGTTCCTCACCAACCTGCCTGAGGAAACCACGGAGATGATGTTGTCCATGCTGTTCAACCA GTTCCCAGGCTTTAAGGAAGTACGGTTGGTTCCAGGTCGCCACGATATCGCCTTTGTTGAGTTTGACAATGAGATGCAGTCTGGTGCTGCTCGTGACGCCCTGCAAGGCTTCAAGATTACACCAACACATGCAATGAAGATATCCTTTGCTAAGAAGTAG
- the LOC118414398 gene encoding sepiapterin reductase-like isoform X2, with the protein MDVPTLSAVKMAEGGEGWTHPFSKRKSLCVVTGGSRGFGRSVAVALAEEVARGSHIVVLGRNSESLRDTEKLSKAMSPHIQITTLFGDLSKCSVTGSIFACLRFQVDPTDYDHALLVNNAGSVGNVSRRTWEHGDPQELDSYFNLNVASAVSLTAKFLEFVRPGNLTCTIVNVTCDEAHRPMKCHSLYCAGKAAREMMFRVMAQEEPHLRILSYNPGPLETELKTTVMVEAADAEVREEIRRLRDDNQLIDPDVSARKLVLFSQKFL; encoded by the exons ATGGATGTTCCCACGCTGTCAGCTGTAAAAATGGCGgagggtggggaggggtggACGCACCCTTTCTCTAAAAGAAAGTCCTTATGCGTGGTAACTGGAGGTAGCAGAGGGTTCGGAAGAAGTGTGGCCGTTGCTTTAGCTGAAGAAGTCGCTCGGGGTTCTCACATCGTGGTGCTAGGACGAAACTCGGAGTCACTGCGGGATACAGAAAAGCTGTCCAAGGCGATGTCGCCACACATTCAAATCACAACACTCTTCGGAGATCTATCCAAGTGTTCGGTTACCGGGAGTATATTTGCCTGTCTGAGGTTTCAGGTCGATCCAACGGACTATGATCACGCTCTGTTAGTGAATAACGCGGGAAGTGTTGGGAATGTTAGTCGGAGAACTTGGGAACATGGAGATCCGCAAGAACTGGACTCGTACTTCAACTTGAACGTGGCTTCTGCGGTCTCGTTAACGGCGAAGTTTCTTGAGTTTGTGAGACCGGGGAATTTGACTTGTACAATAGTGAATGTGACATGTGACGAGGCGCACAGGCCCATGAAATGTCATTCCCTGTACTGTGCGGGCAAAGCGGCAAGGGAAATGATGTTTAGGGTCATGGCACAAGAAGAACCCCATCTTCGAATTCTTAGTTACAACCCAGGACCACTGGAAACGGAACTTAAG ACTACAGTAATGGTGGAGGCAGCTGATGCTGAAGTCAGAGAGGAGATCAGAAGACTACGAGATGACAACCAGCTGATAGATCCTGATGTGTCAGCTAGAAAACTG gtgctgttcagtcaaaaatttctTTGA
- the LOC118412990 gene encoding dihydropteridine reductase-like, translating to MAASSRVLVYGGKGALGSVCVKYFKEKSWWVGSIDLVPNEEADANVVVQPCESWQEQTDAVLKGVDDSLLGEKVDAILCVAGGWAGGHAGTKDFIKNSDLMWKQSVWTSSIAAKLASRHLKDGGVLTLPGALPALDGTAGMIGYGMAKAAVHQLTKSLGQPSGGLPEGAAAIAILPVTLDTPMNRKWMKDADFSTWTSLQFVAELFYNWTQGKDRPASGTLLKLSTADGVTKCTPTD from the exons ATGGCTGCGTCCAGTCGTGTGTTGGTCTACGGAGGGAAAGGTGCGCTCGGGTCCGTCTGTGTCAAGTATTTCAAGGAGAAAAGCTGG TGGGTAGGCTCTATTGACTTGGTACCAAATGAAGAGGCTGATGCCAATGTGGTGGTGCAGCCGTGCGAGTCATGGCAGGAGCAGACGGACGCCGTGCTGAAGGGCGTGGACGACTCCCTGCTGGGAGAGAAGGTGGACGCCATCTTGTGCGTAGCAGGAGGTTGGGCAGGCGGACATGCTGGCACAAAAG ACTTCATCAAGAACTCAGACCTGATGTGGAAGCAGAGCGTGTGGACGTCTTCCATTGCTGCTAAGCTGGCTTCTCGACATCTTAAGGATGGAGGTGTACTCACCTTGCCAGGGGCTCTGCCTGCCCTGGATGGGACAGCAG GAATGATTGGTTATGGGATGGCCAAGGCTGCTGTCCACCAGCTGACCAAGAGTTTGGGCCAGCCCAGTGGTGGTCTTCCTGAGGGGGCTGCTGCAATCGCCATTCTTCC GGTGACCTTGGACACCCCCATGAACAGGAAATGGATGAAAGATGCTGACTTCAGCACATGGACATCCCTGCAGTTTGTAGCTGA GCTATTCTACAACTGGACTCAGGGTAAGGATCGTCCTGCAAGCGGCACACTTCTAAAACTCAGCACAGCCGATGGTGTCACCAAATGCACTCCTACTGACTGA
- the LOC118414398 gene encoding sepiapterin reductase-like isoform X1 — protein MDVPTLSAVKMAEGGEGWTHPFSKRKSLCVVTGGSRGFGRSVAVALAEEVARGSHIVVLGRNSESLRDTEKLSKAMSPHIQITTLFGDLSKCSVTGSIFACLRFQVDPTDYDHALLVNNAGSVGNVSRRTWEHGDPQELDSYFNLNVASAVSLTAKFLEFVRPGNLTCTIVNVTCDEAHRPMKCHSLYCAGKAAREMMFRVMAQEEPHLRILSYNPGPLETELKTTVMVEAADAEVREEIRRLRDDNQLIDPDVSARKLVQLLKEDLFKSGEIVNFHES, from the exons ATGGATGTTCCCACGCTGTCAGCTGTAAAAATGGCGgagggtggggaggggtggACGCACCCTTTCTCTAAAAGAAAGTCCTTATGCGTGGTAACTGGAGGTAGCAGAGGGTTCGGAAGAAGTGTGGCCGTTGCTTTAGCTGAAGAAGTCGCTCGGGGTTCTCACATCGTGGTGCTAGGACGAAACTCGGAGTCACTGCGGGATACAGAAAAGCTGTCCAAGGCGATGTCGCCACACATTCAAATCACAACACTCTTCGGAGATCTATCCAAGTGTTCGGTTACCGGGAGTATATTTGCCTGTCTGAGGTTTCAGGTCGATCCAACGGACTATGATCACGCTCTGTTAGTGAATAACGCGGGAAGTGTTGGGAATGTTAGTCGGAGAACTTGGGAACATGGAGATCCGCAAGAACTGGACTCGTACTTCAACTTGAACGTGGCTTCTGCGGTCTCGTTAACGGCGAAGTTTCTTGAGTTTGTGAGACCGGGGAATTTGACTTGTACAATAGTGAATGTGACATGTGACGAGGCGCACAGGCCCATGAAATGTCATTCCCTGTACTGTGCGGGCAAAGCGGCAAGGGAAATGATGTTTAGGGTCATGGCACAAGAAGAACCCCATCTTCGAATTCTTAGTTACAACCCAGGACCACTGGAAACGGAACTTAAG ACTACAGTAATGGTGGAGGCAGCTGATGCTGAAGTCAGAGAGGAGATCAGAAGACTACGAGATGACAACCAGCTGATAGATCCTGATGTGTCAGCTAGAAAACTGGTGCAACTTTTGAAAGAAGATCTCTTTAAAAGTGGAGAAATTGTGAACTTTCATGAGAGCTGA